Proteins encoded together in one Deltaproteobacteria bacterium window:
- a CDS encoding sigma-70 family RNA polymerase sigma factor, translating to MLLFREGSREAFEELFSRHHRAVVRFAWRMTGDSSAAEEAAQEIFLRIARAAPTYRPTAKFTTWMYTIARRATLNYLRDTKEDGEKVPILSEGEGGDGVYAVQLPGPDDQNPEQVVWEAQLTERFRTALGELPEGHRAAFVLNRGDGLSYEEVAQVLGVTVQAVKTRIFRAREMLLSRLSKDVLA from the coding sequence ATGCTCCTCTTCCGCGAGGGGAGCCGGGAGGCGTTCGAGGAACTGTTTTCCCGCCATCATCGCGCCGTGGTCCGGTTCGCCTGGCGGATGACGGGGGACTCCTCCGCCGCGGAAGAGGCGGCCCAGGAGATCTTCCTGCGGATCGCCCGCGCCGCGCCCACGTACCGCCCCACCGCGAAATTCACCACATGGATGTACACAATCGCCCGACGCGCCACGCTCAACTACCTGCGGGACACGAAAGAGGACGGGGAGAAGGTCCCGATCCTTTCGGAAGGGGAGGGGGGGGACGGCGTCTATGCGGTGCAACTACCGGGGCCGGACGACCAGAACCCCGAACAGGTCGTCTGGGAGGCGCAGCTCACGGAACGTTTCCGGACCGCCCTCGGGGAACTCCCGGAGGGGCACCGCGCCGCGTTCGTCCTCAACCGGGGGGACGGGCTCTCCTACGAGGAGGTGGCGCAGGTCCTCGGGGTCACGGTGCAGGCGGTGAAGACGCGCATCTTCCGGGCCCGCGAGATGCTCCTCTCCCGGCTGTCGAAAGACGTTTTGGCGTGA
- the tadA gene encoding tRNA adenosine(34) deaminase TadA, which translates to MRAALREAEKGAAAGEIPVGAVVVSPEGKILARAHNRSVTANDPTAHAEILALRGAARKVGNYRLTGCRLVVTLEPCPMCAGAAVVARVAEIIYGTPDPKGGAVSTLYRIASDPRLNHRAAVTSGVLAEECAAILTSFFRSRRSTPPG; encoded by the coding sequence ATGCGCGCCGCGCTCCGGGAAGCGGAAAAGGGAGCGGCCGCCGGCGAGATCCCCGTGGGCGCGGTCGTGGTCTCTCCGGAAGGGAAGATCCTCGCCCGGGCCCACAACCGGTCCGTCACCGCGAACGACCCCACCGCCCACGCCGAGATCCTCGCCTTGCGCGGCGCGGCCCGCAAGGTCGGCAACTACCGCCTGACCGGTTGCCGCCTCGTCGTGACGCTCGAGCCGTGCCCGATGTGCGCCGGCGCCGCGGTCGTCGCGCGGGTGGCGGAGATCATCTACGGCACGCCGGACCCGAAGGGGGGCGCCGTTTCCACCCTCTATCGCATCGCTTCCGATCCGCGTCTCAATCACCGCGCCGCCGTCACCTCCGGAGTCCTCGCCGAAGAGTGCGCCGCGATCCTCACGTCCTTCTTCCGCTCGCGCCGCTCCACCCCGCCCGGGTAA
- a CDS encoding acyl-CoA dehydrogenase family protein, which yields MTTGEKILHGGGYLIEDATAGAVFTPEDFSDEQLQLADTTDQFLREKVLPHVEKLENHDFDLMVKLLRQFGKLGLLMIDAPEEYGGLDLPKTTSMLAAEKASIYGGFSVAYTAHSGIGTLPLVYYGTKAQKEKYLGKIITGEWMAAYCLTEPDSGSDALGAKTTATLTPDGKYYLLNGTKQFTTNGSFADLYTVFAKIDRQHFTAFLVERTFEGVTPGPEEKKLGIRGSSTTSLILEDAKVPVENVLGEIGKGHKIAFNVLNVGRLKLGACVTGAGKFAFADGVRYANLRKQFGVTIGTFGAIREKIADTAAALFASEALVYRVAGMIDDRLAAVPKGIPGYYDAYQQGIEDYSIECAVAKVFCSDVLAQVVDEVVQIFGGYGYTQEYPAERYYRDERINRIFEGTNEINRMLIPGTLLRRAMKGEIPLQDEVMKAVGRLSAAAGETPSGPFGAEKALLRNLKDAFLVLAGAAVQRFGGKVKDEQETLIALADVAIGVFAIESAVLRAEKIAASGNASRADLAAAAVKAFAFPASEAAVSAARRAAFYVGEGNTLQMLLSGIRRATRYDASGLLDAKHKLAAAALESERYPL from the coding sequence GCAACCGCGGGGGCCGTGTTCACCCCCGAGGATTTCAGCGACGAGCAGCTTCAGCTCGCCGACACCACGGACCAGTTCCTCCGCGAAAAGGTCCTCCCCCACGTGGAAAAGCTGGAGAACCACGACTTCGACCTGATGGTCAAGCTCCTGCGTCAGTTCGGGAAGCTGGGCCTCCTGATGATCGACGCCCCCGAGGAGTACGGGGGTCTCGATCTCCCGAAAACCACGAGCATGCTGGCGGCGGAGAAGGCGTCCATCTACGGCGGTTTCTCCGTGGCGTACACCGCGCACTCGGGGATCGGCACCCTGCCCCTCGTCTACTACGGGACGAAGGCGCAGAAGGAGAAGTACCTCGGGAAGATCATCACCGGGGAGTGGATGGCCGCCTACTGCCTCACGGAGCCCGACTCCGGCAGCGACGCCCTCGGGGCGAAGACGACCGCCACCCTCACGCCGGACGGGAAATATTACCTTCTGAACGGGACCAAGCAGTTCACCACGAACGGGAGCTTCGCCGACCTCTACACGGTCTTCGCCAAGATCGACCGGCAGCATTTCACCGCGTTCCTGGTCGAGCGCACCTTCGAGGGGGTGACGCCCGGCCCGGAGGAGAAGAAGCTCGGGATCCGCGGTTCCTCGACGACCTCGCTGATTCTCGAGGACGCGAAGGTCCCCGTGGAAAACGTGCTCGGCGAGATCGGCAAGGGGCACAAGATCGCCTTCAACGTGCTGAACGTCGGGCGCCTGAAGCTCGGCGCCTGCGTCACCGGCGCCGGAAAATTCGCCTTCGCGGACGGGGTGCGGTACGCGAACCTGCGCAAGCAGTTCGGCGTCACCATCGGGACGTTCGGCGCCATCCGGGAGAAGATCGCCGACACCGCGGCGGCGCTGTTCGCCTCCGAGGCCCTGGTGTATCGCGTGGCCGGGATGATCGACGACCGCCTGGCCGCCGTCCCCAAGGGGATCCCCGGCTACTATGACGCGTACCAGCAGGGGATCGAGGATTACTCCATCGAGTGCGCCGTCGCGAAGGTCTTCTGCAGCGACGTCCTCGCGCAGGTGGTCGACGAGGTCGTCCAGATCTTCGGCGGGTACGGCTACACGCAGGAGTACCCCGCGGAGCGCTACTACCGCGACGAGCGGATCAACCGGATCTTCGAGGGGACGAACGAGATCAACCGGATGCTCATCCCCGGGACGCTTCTGCGCCGGGCGATGAAGGGGGAGATCCCGCTGCAGGACGAGGTGATGAAGGCGGTGGGACGCCTCTCCGCCGCCGCGGGGGAAACGCCGTCCGGGCCGTTCGGAGCGGAGAAGGCGCTGCTGCGCAACCTGAAGGACGCCTTCCTCGTGCTGGCCGGCGCGGCCGTGCAGCGGTTCGGCGGGAAGGTGAAGGACGAGCAGGAAACGCTGATCGCCCTTGCGGACGTGGCGATCGGCGTCTTCGCGATCGAAAGCGCGGTGCTGCGGGCGGAGAAGATCGCCGCCTCCGGGAACGCCTCCCGCGCGGATCTCGCCGCGGCGGCCGTCAAGGCGTTCGCGTTCCCGGCGTCCGAGGCGGCCGTCAGCGCGGCGCGGCGCGCGGCGTTCTACGTCGGCGAGGGGAACACGCTGCAGATGCTCCTCTCCGGGATCCGGCGGGCGACCCGGTACGACGCCTCCGGCCTCCTCGACGCGAAGCACAAGCTCGCCGCCGCGGCCCTCGAATCGGAGCGCTACCCGCTCTGA
- a CDS encoding sigma 54-interacting transcriptional regulator, producing the protein MGSDDLLHGVPSGNALSGERMLAAILNSLSEAVITVARDHRIASFNRAAERLVGIPGVEALGKDCREVLRASFGPAQHDCPMGELGEGGKPRVDVEGTLVRADGRIVPVSASWAFFTSETGEVHGFVISFRSFEEIERIAEERKSKFPFRDIVGKTPRIRRIFDLVEVVKDTDSTVLITGESGTGKGLFARAIHELSPRREKPFVKVNAAALTETLLESELFGHVKGAFTGAVADKVGRFEAADGGTIFLDEIGEISPALQVKLLRVLQDREFERVGSSRTQHADVRVIAATNRELKEEMQAGRFREDLFYRLNVIPLVVPPLRERREDIPLLVDHVLKSLRKRGLDRVRAVSPEAMRCLMEYPWPGNVRELENVLERGAVCSRDAVLGMEDIADEVREHGRGRPKETTAVPAGEPVTVLEDAPHRSTVDAPTGERDLLLRALEEHRWNKGAAATSLGIDRSTLWRKMKRLGIT; encoded by the coding sequence ATGGGAAGCGACGATCTGTTGCACGGCGTGCCCTCCGGCAACGCCCTCTCCGGGGAACGGATGCTCGCGGCGATCCTGAACAGCCTGAGCGAGGCGGTGATCACCGTCGCCCGGGATCATCGGATCGCCTCGTTCAATCGGGCCGCGGAGCGGTTGGTGGGGATCCCGGGGGTGGAAGCGCTCGGGAAGGATTGCCGGGAGGTGCTCCGCGCCTCGTTCGGCCCCGCGCAGCACGACTGCCCGATGGGGGAGCTCGGCGAGGGGGGAAAGCCCCGGGTCGACGTCGAGGGGACCCTCGTCCGCGCGGATGGCCGCATCGTTCCCGTCTCCGCGAGCTGGGCGTTCTTTACGAGCGAGACGGGCGAGGTGCACGGGTTCGTCATCTCCTTTCGCAGCTTCGAGGAGATCGAGCGGATCGCCGAGGAGCGGAAGTCGAAATTCCCGTTCCGCGACATCGTCGGAAAGACGCCGCGGATCCGACGGATCTTCGACCTCGTCGAGGTGGTGAAGGACACGGATTCCACCGTGCTGATCACCGGGGAGAGCGGGACCGGGAAAGGGCTGTTCGCCCGCGCGATCCACGAGCTGTCGCCCCGGAGGGAGAAGCCGTTCGTCAAGGTCAACGCGGCGGCCCTCACGGAAACGCTGCTCGAGTCCGAGCTGTTCGGCCACGTGAAGGGGGCCTTCACGGGCGCCGTGGCGGACAAGGTGGGGCGGTTCGAGGCGGCCGACGGCGGGACGATCTTCCTCGACGAGATCGGCGAGATCTCCCCGGCCCTCCAGGTGAAGCTGCTTCGCGTCCTCCAGGACCGCGAGTTCGAGCGCGTCGGGAGCAGCAGGACGCAGCACGCCGACGTGCGGGTGATCGCCGCGACGAACCGGGAGCTGAAGGAAGAGATGCAGGCCGGGCGGTTCCGGGAGGATCTCTTCTACCGCCTGAACGTCATCCCCCTCGTCGTCCCGCCGCTGCGCGAGCGCCGGGAGGACATCCCCCTGCTGGTCGATCACGTACTGAAGTCCCTCCGGAAGCGGGGGCTCGACCGGGTGCGCGCCGTCTCCCCCGAGGCGATGCGCTGCCTGATGGAGTATCCGTGGCCCGGCAACGTGCGGGAGCTGGAGAACGTGCTGGAGCGGGGGGCCGTCTGCTCCCGGGACGCGGTGCTCGGGATGGAGGACATCGCGGACGAGGTGCGGGAGCATGGCCGCGGCCGCCCGAAGGAGACGACTGCCGTTCCCGCAGGGGAACCCGTCACCGTCCTGGAAGACGCTCCCCATCGGTCGACGGTCGACGCCCCGACCGGGGAGAGGGACCTCCTGCTTCGGGCGCTCGAGGAGCACCGGTGGAACAAGGGAGCGGCCGCCACGTCACTGGGGATCGACCGCTCCACCCTCTGGCGGAAGATGAAACGCCTCGGTATCACGTGA
- the cls gene encoding cardiolipin synthase, whose translation MTAIPGIWKNVILALDIAGYVFAFFLIPRIILERRHPSATLAWMLSIALLPLIGIPLYFLIGVRRVRRHIRAKIAAVAPVASSLSHRLRPEELPTDVGERCGRVLLAAGTPPPTEGNRVTFLHEGNEAYEAVLSLIGSAGDHLHAQFFILDVDPVGRRFIQALASRAREGIRVRLLLDAVGSWRALRRTVRPLREAGGQVAAFMPAFPLHRRWSAHLRNHRKLLIADGRKAFTGGMNIGKKYMGPRTSKEQWRDIAAVIEGPALPDLQALFLDDWAFSTGETLPAGVLFPPPARFAGGNPPPCALQVAASGPDREARPIYEGVFAAFTSARRRLWIETPYFVPDDGIGAALRNAALRGVDVRLIVPGTSDLRIVSLAGRSYFDEMMEAGVRIHLYRPTNLHAKVLVVDDDVGVIGSPNVDMRSFFLNFELGVFLYDRPQIEALADGFLKDLENSEPVDPVRFARRPRSLQLLEDTCRIFSPLF comes from the coding sequence CCGGGCATCTGGAAGAACGTGATCCTGGCGCTGGACATCGCCGGGTACGTCTTCGCGTTCTTCCTGATCCCCCGCATCATCCTCGAGCGGCGCCACCCCTCGGCGACCTTGGCGTGGATGCTCAGCATCGCACTCCTGCCGCTGATCGGCATCCCCCTCTATTTCCTGATCGGCGTCCGCCGGGTCCGCCGGCACATCCGCGCCAAGATCGCCGCCGTCGCGCCGGTCGCCTCTTCCCTGTCCCACCGACTTCGACCCGAGGAGCTCCCCACCGACGTCGGGGAGCGGTGCGGCCGGGTCCTCCTCGCGGCGGGGACGCCGCCCCCAACGGAGGGGAACCGCGTCACCTTCCTTCACGAGGGGAACGAAGCGTACGAGGCCGTCCTCTCCCTGATCGGGTCGGCCGGAGACCATTTGCACGCCCAGTTTTTCATCCTCGACGTCGACCCCGTCGGGCGAAGGTTCATCCAGGCCCTCGCCTCCCGGGCGCGGGAAGGGATCCGCGTCCGGCTGCTCCTCGACGCCGTGGGATCGTGGCGGGCGCTGCGGAGAACCGTCCGCCCCCTGCGGGAGGCGGGCGGGCAGGTGGCGGCCTTCATGCCGGCGTTCCCCCTGCACCGCCGGTGGTCGGCTCACCTGCGGAACCATCGCAAGCTCCTGATCGCCGACGGACGGAAAGCGTTCACCGGAGGGATGAACATCGGGAAGAAGTACATGGGGCCGAGAACGTCGAAGGAACAGTGGAGGGACATCGCCGCGGTGATCGAAGGGCCCGCCCTTCCCGATTTGCAGGCGCTGTTCCTCGACGACTGGGCCTTCTCCACCGGGGAGACCCTCCCCGCGGGGGTCCTTTTCCCGCCGCCGGCCCGGTTCGCGGGGGGCAACCCCCCCCCGTGCGCCCTGCAGGTCGCCGCCTCGGGACCCGACCGCGAGGCGCGGCCGATCTACGAAGGGGTGTTCGCGGCGTTCACGTCGGCACGGCGGAGGCTGTGGATCGAGACACCGTACTTCGTCCCGGACGACGGCATCGGCGCGGCCCTCCGGAACGCCGCATTGCGCGGGGTGGACGTCCGCCTGATCGTCCCGGGAACGTCCGACCTGCGGATCGTGTCGCTGGCCGGGAGATCGTACTTCGACGAGATGATGGAGGCGGGAGTACGGATCCACCTTTACCGTCCGACGAACCTGCACGCCAAGGTGCTCGTGGTCGACGACGACGTCGGGGTGATCGGCTCGCCCAACGTCGACATGCGGAGCTTCTTCCTGAATTTCGAGCTCGGGGTGTTCCTGTACGATCGCCCGCAGATCGAGGCGCTGGCGGACGGGTTTCTCAAGGACCTCGAGAACTCGGAGCCGGTCGACCCCGTCCGGTTCGCGCGGCGGCCGCGTTCCCTGCAGCTGCTCGAGGACACCTGCCGGATCTTCTCCCCCCTGTTCTGA
- a CDS encoding DUF3106 domain-containing protein has translation MTRRIHRFARTIALAVFLPSFVILLSLSGTAFADVLARAAGEEAAESIAPGPPRVDNVPQERLERWRAMPPEERERIRERYRRWKELTPEKRERIMERHRRWRELPEERRRYLKDRRELLKDAVPEDRAVVRKFFDRMRSLPPGARSAARQKIWEWCSLPPGEREEAMRSWPFYRGLSDRERDSLRWFLFARPGERHERGGPPPRE, from the coding sequence ATGACCCGGCGTATCCACCGTTTCGCGAGAACGATCGCCCTGGCCGTTTTCCTGCCCTCGTTCGTGATCCTTCTCTCGTTGTCCGGAACCGCTTTCGCGGACGTTCTTGCGCGTGCCGCGGGAGAGGAAGCCGCGGAATCGATCGCGCCAGGTCCTCCGCGCGTGGACAACGTGCCGCAGGAGCGGCTCGAACGGTGGCGGGCGATGCCCCCCGAGGAGCGCGAGCGGATCCGGGAACGGTACCGCCGGTGGAAGGAGCTGACCCCGGAAAAACGGGAGCGGATCATGGAGCGGCACCGTCGATGGCGGGAGCTCCCCGAGGAGCGGCGGCGCTACCTGAAGGATCGCCGGGAGCTGTTGAAGGACGCCGTGCCGGAAGATCGCGCTGTCGTGCGCAAGTTCTTCGACCGGATGCGCTCCCTCCCGCCGGGGGCGCGCAGTGCGGCAAGGCAAAAGATCTGGGAGTGGTGCTCCCTCCCGCCGGGGGAGCGGGAGGAGGCGATGCGCTCCTGGCCCTTCTACCGCGGACTTTCCGACCGGGAACGCGACAGCCTCCGGTGGTTCCTGTTCGCGCGGCCCGGGGAGCGGCACGAACGTGGCGGGCCGCCCCCCCGTGAGTAG
- a CDS encoding zinc ribbon domain-containing protein, with the protein MPLYEYRCETCGQQYESYKRLTEEKKDEACPACGGRAVKMGISLFTTKGTSPRGGSSCGVGPRRSPFG; encoded by the coding sequence ATGCCGCTCTATGAGTACCGGTGCGAAACGTGCGGCCAGCAGTACGAGTCGTACAAGCGGCTGACCGAGGAGAAGAAGGACGAGGCGTGCCCCGCGTGCGGCGGCCGCGCGGTGAAGATGGGGATCTCCCTGTTCACCACGAAGGGGACCTCGCCCAGAGGCGGCTCCTCCTGCGGCGTCGGCCCGCGCCGCTCGCCGTTCGGGTGA
- a CDS encoding zf-HC2 domain-containing protein → MGCRDIREPISACVDGEASPEEAALVREHLASCERCRVLERQMRAVGAGVRQVRGSVPDGFREEVFARLESEGALPPRKKIFSVSSRWAAVPLAAAAALGFFLLTPGDGIRERAAPGTTTARMESPVSSAPLTTEDREMIALLDLLEDPAAFDPTGDAEEMELLAPGDSADSPHRPRGGRSGA, encoded by the coding sequence ATGGGCTGCCGCGACATCCGTGAACCGATCAGCGCCTGCGTCGACGGCGAGGCGTCGCCGGAGGAGGCGGCATTGGTGCGCGAGCACCTCGCTTCCTGCGAGCGGTGCCGGGTGCTGGAGCGGCAGATGCGTGCGGTGGGGGCGGGGGTCCGGCAGGTCCGGGGATCCGTGCCCGACGGCTTCCGCGAAGAGGTCTTTGCCCGTCTCGAATCCGAAGGGGCGCTCCCTCCGCGGAAGAAGATTTTCTCCGTTTCCTCGCGTTGGGCGGCGGTCCCGCTGGCCGCGGCCGCCGCGTTGGGGTTCTTCCTCCTCACCCCGGGGGATGGGATCCGCGAACGCGCCGCCCCGGGCACGACGACCGCGCGGATGGAGTCGCCGGTTTCGTCCGCCCCCCTCACCACCGAGGATCGGGAGATGATCGCCCTGCTCGACCTTCTCGAAGACCCGGCCGCTTTCGACCCGACCGGAGACGCGGAGGAGATGGAACTGCTCGCTCCGGGAGATTCCGCGGATTCGCCGCACCGTCCCCGGGGCGGAAGGAGCGGCGCATGA
- a CDS encoding ferritin family protein: protein MKKGPSRAKEGAVMKGLKQALRNEIDGAEFYRMAAGSARRDAVRQMFLFLMEEEERHRAAIVNQMQRLAEGKGMKLERSASAKKALAKFKSPLLTDDLVKEGRQVEGEVAALSIGMTLEKRAIAQFTALWKTAAGDARAEKVFSDLVAWEQDHLDVLTRQYDQMREMYWEEARFWPF, encoded by the coding sequence ATGAAAAAGGGTCCGTCGCGAGCGAAGGAGGGCGCCGTGATGAAGGGGCTGAAGCAGGCGCTGCGCAACGAGATCGACGGCGCGGAGTTCTACCGGATGGCGGCGGGAAGCGCCCGACGCGATGCGGTCCGCCAGATGTTCCTGTTCCTGATGGAGGAGGAGGAACGCCACCGCGCGGCGATCGTGAACCAGATGCAGCGGCTGGCCGAGGGAAAAGGGATGAAATTGGAGCGGAGCGCATCCGCGAAGAAGGCGCTCGCGAAGTTCAAAAGCCCCCTGCTCACCGACGACCTCGTGAAGGAGGGCCGGCAGGTGGAGGGTGAGGTGGCGGCGCTCTCCATCGGGATGACGCTGGAGAAACGCGCGATCGCCCAGTTCACCGCCCTGTGGAAAACGGCGGCCGGCGACGCCCGGGCGGAAAAGGTCTTCTCCGACCTCGTCGCCTGGGAGCAGGACCACCTGGACGTCCTGACGCGGCAATACGACCAGATGCGGGAGATGTACTGGGAAGAGGCGCGCTTCTGGCCGTTCTAG
- a CDS encoding chalcone isomerase family protein: protein MKKLALALSFLLLSSQAFALEVAGVNVAPTVSVHQKTLLLNGAGVRKKFFTVKVYVGSLYTERKVATPAQLLADPGEKLIRMNFVYKKVEKKAIVDAFAEGLSNNSPEVARSAEAKAFLSWFTADFVAGDTVDISLSPDGTVAASHNGKSLGSVRSPALAQGVLLIWFGEKPADGGLKKGMLGNG from the coding sequence ATGAAGAAGTTGGCGCTCGCGCTGTCGTTCCTGCTGCTGTCGTCGCAAGCCTTCGCGCTGGAGGTCGCCGGGGTGAACGTCGCCCCGACGGTTTCCGTCCACCAGAAAACGCTGCTGCTCAACGGGGCCGGTGTCCGGAAGAAATTCTTCACCGTCAAGGTATACGTCGGGTCGCTCTACACGGAGCGGAAGGTGGCGACCCCCGCGCAGCTCCTCGCCGACCCCGGCGAGAAGCTCATCCGAATGAACTTCGTATACAAGAAGGTGGAGAAGAAGGCGATCGTCGATGCGTTCGCCGAGGGTCTTTCGAACAACTCCCCCGAGGTCGCGCGATCCGCGGAGGCGAAGGCGTTCCTCTCCTGGTTCACGGCCGACTTCGTCGCGGGCGACACGGTCGACATCTCCCTCTCCCCCGACGGCACGGTGGCCGCGTCGCACAACGGGAAGTCCCTCGGGTCGGTCCGGTCCCCGGCGCTCGCCCAGGGGGTGCTTCTCATCTGGTTCGGTGAGAAGCCGGCCGACGGGGGCCTGAAGAAGGGGATGCTCGGGAACGGGTGA
- the folE gene encoding GTP cyclohydrolase I FolE, whose translation MQDIIRDLLIKIGEDPDREGLKKTPERFEQSIAFLTQGYRQDPREVLRGAIFHEQYDEMVTVKDIDIFSMCEHHMLPFFGKCHVAYMPRKHIVGLSKIARVVELYARRLQVQERLTQEIATALMDTLQPHGVAVVIEAFHLCMMMRGVEKTNAKAVTSAMLGVFRTRESTRMEFLELIKPNLNIVR comes from the coding sequence ATGCAGGATATCATCCGCGACCTACTGATCAAGATCGGCGAGGACCCCGACCGCGAGGGGCTCAAGAAAACCCCGGAGCGGTTCGAGCAATCGATCGCGTTCCTTACGCAGGGGTACCGGCAGGACCCGCGCGAGGTGCTGCGGGGCGCCATCTTCCACGAGCAGTACGACGAGATGGTGACGGTCAAGGACATCGACATCTTCTCGATGTGCGAGCACCACATGCTCCCGTTCTTCGGGAAGTGCCACGTGGCGTACATGCCGCGCAAGCACATCGTCGGGCTGTCGAAGATCGCCCGTGTCGTCGAGCTCTACGCGCGCCGACTGCAGGTCCAGGAGCGGTTGACGCAGGAGATCGCGACCGCCCTCATGGACACGCTCCAGCCGCACGGCGTGGCGGTGGTCATCGAGGCGTTCCACCTGTGCATGATGATGCGCGGCGTGGAGAAGACGAACGCCAAGGCGGTCACCTCGGCGATGCTGGGGGTGTTCCGCACCCGGGAATCGACGCGGATGGAGTTCCTGGAGTTGATAAAGCCGAATCTAAACATTGTTCGGTAG
- a CDS encoding DUF2892 domain-containing protein, producing the protein MNVERWIRVIAGTFVLVSLGLGWYVSPWFLLFTAFVGLNLFQSGWTNWCLMETILKKLGVPER; encoded by the coding sequence ATGAATGTCGAGCGCTGGATCCGGGTGATCGCGGGGACCTTCGTGCTGGTGAGCCTCGGACTGGGATGGTACGTTTCTCCCTGGTTCCTGCTGTTCACCGCCTTCGTGGGGCTCAACCTGTTCCAGTCGGGGTGGACGAACTGGTGCCTGATGGAAACGATCCTCAAAAAACTGGGCGTGCCCGAGAGATAG
- a CDS encoding MerR family transcriptional regulator, with product MKLKASEDHQQIGELSRSLGVTTRTLRLYEQMGLIDPPQRTEGGIRFYTKDDIRRIKFVLKVKELGLSLQQMQELAEIYSETKMPDKIMPRLIELLDSHTGAIHRRIGKLSSLARDIAEYRKRIVDFYGIPR from the coding sequence GTGAAGCTGAAAGCCAGCGAAGACCACCAGCAGATCGGCGAACTCTCCCGTTCGCTCGGCGTGACGACCCGGACGCTGCGGCTCTACGAGCAGATGGGGCTGATCGACCCGCCGCAGCGGACCGAGGGGGGGATCCGGTTCTACACGAAGGACGACATCCGGCGGATCAAGTTCGTCCTGAAGGTGAAGGAGCTCGGGTTGTCGCTCCAGCAGATGCAGGAGTTGGCGGAAATCTACAGCGAGACGAAGATGCCGGACAAGATCATGCCACGCCTGATCGAGTTGCTCGACTCCCACACGGGCGCGATCCACCGGAGGATCGGAAAGCTGTCGTCCCTGGCGCGGGACATCGCGGAGTACCGGAAGCGGATCGTCGACTTCTACGGCATCCCGAGGTAG